In the Paralichthys olivaceus isolate ysfri-2021 chromosome 17, ASM2471397v2, whole genome shotgun sequence genome, one interval contains:
- the palmdb gene encoding uncharacterized protein palmdb isoform X2 — protein sequence MISVWMIYYMMMKATLMDREADGKELNEGCSTTKNCTSSSVTMETTEQSELPIDCEMEVAVADSPEQGKDFSTEEEVCLGSNSSDSPGEKAILGTLLTDLQTGGIDADKSDYSETNIYTEMPCLDQNEVSISESGHEELNRNESITSSVSDTPSSADSVYENEAHRKRQDTPEQDPEQEQVPELQQCPEPDPKPEQYHEKELDPEPEQYPEHENNLDVEHYPEPDTNLDMEHYPEPDTDLDVGQYPEPDTDLDVVQYTEPDTDLDVGQYPEPDTDLDMGQYPEPDTNLDMGQYPEHEDNLEVVQYPEHEDNLEVGQYPEPELDCDLESYPNPEQDPELELYTEPEAEANDNEFKQKHYGYKNLPVNTEEDPVAHDILLDPPITEESILEHCIREEAMSDMSNESCHDLDPDEMDECLRVEIAAASSDSETDEKWRSIFSSSINKEDDDSYLDSLQLSAQELFVQKVDVTDFEEEDNIEEACCEVPQVEEVLEQPEDIIPFPAPTQEVKYNPLGTQGLSKISEDESENGRDANHNHTAHQEHINADQNKKLPKDFCVIQETKSENVSTEHVDFQLARKQWREMEEHTKNKIVLPTAKQPSFHGSHSFMYTPVRNIERTQKKTHDLESLNLVGDYPHTQFSPCSEDSGLDDSSYRSPYDDPETPIEREIRISMEREENFRRERGLSRMGKSTDCAPSRSLPRSISTPLTPSFIITSSPTKEPLKHEVSANNVIILDPSNDFTPSPRYGKDNVVPRPGEWRSEDNRSNLIILETTNLIIRSASDFSLNKACEQPQEKTFLNNPFFKLRSRSTISFVDEEIKLVKQREEDLKKERSNLYGQDRFNAERMLSNHMDTLSFETSADVPLKCKSSPSSPMKTAYRMDRSALSCDHRFPEIYAGGRRKSAMALRWEAGEFSKND from the exons aaAGCTACCTTGATGGATAGAGAGGCAGATGGAAAAGAACTAAACGAAGGTTGCAGCACAACTAAGAattgcacctcctcctctgtcaccatggaaaccactGAACAATCAGAGCTGCCAATCGACTGTGAAATGGAGGTCGCTGTGGCTGATTCACCTGAACAGGGAAAAGATTTCAGTACAGAAGAAGAAGTTTGTTTAGGGAGCAACTCATCAGATTCCCCAGGGGAAAAGGCAATACTTGGCACATTATTAACTGACCTACAAACTGGAGGAATCGACGCTGACAAATCCGACTACTCTGAGACCAACATTTACACCGAAATGCCTTGTCTAGATCAAAATGAAGTTTCGATATCAGAATCAGGGCATGAAGAACTGAACAGAAATGAGTCAATCACTTCATCTGTGTCTGACACACCCTCCAGTGCTGACAGTGTTTATGAGAATGAGGCCCATCGTAAGAGACAGGACACACCAGAACAAGACCCTGAGCAAGAACAGGTCCCTGAGTTGCAGCAGTGTCCAGAGCCAGACCCCAAACCAGAGCAATACCATGAGAAAGAGCTAGACCCTGAACCTGAGCAATACCCTGAGCATGAGAACAACCTCGATGTGGAGCATTACCCTGAGCCTGACACCAACCTTGACATGGAGCATTACCCTGAGCCTGACACCGACCTTGATGTGGGGCAATACCCTGAGCCTGACACCGATCTTGACGTGGTGCAATACACTGAGCCTGACACCGACCTTGACGTGGGGCAATACCCTGAGCCTGACACCGACCTTGACATGGGGCAATACCCTGAGCCTGACACCAACCTTGACATGGGGCAATACCCTGAGCATGAGGACAACCTTGAAGTGGTGCAATACCCTGAGCATGAGGACAACCTTGAAGTGGGGCAATACCCTGAGCCTGAGCTAGATTGTGACCTAGAATCATACCCCAATCCAGAGCAAGACCCTGAGCTAGAGTTATACACTGAGCCAGAGGCTGAGGCTAATGATAATgagtttaaacaaaaacattatggCTATAAAAATCTGCCAGTGAACACTGAAGAAGACCCAGTGGCCCATGACATCCTTTTAGATCCACCCATTACAGAGGAGTCAATATTGGAGCACTGCATTAGAGAAGAGGCAATGTCAGATATGTCCAATGAATCCTGCCATGACCTTGACCCTGATGAAATGGATGAATGCTTGAGAGTTGAAattgcagctgcttcctctgatAGTGAGACAGATGAAAAATGGAGATCAATATTCTCCTCTTCCATAAATAAAGAAGATGATGACTCATATTTGGACAGTCTTCAGCTGAGTGCCCAGGAGCTCTTTGTGCAAAAAGTTGATGTGACGGACtttgaagaagaagacaacATTGAAGAGGCCTGTTGTGAGGTTCCACAAGTGGAAGAAGTTCTTGAGCAACCTGAAGATATAATTCCATTTCCTGCTCCTACACAAGAGGTTAAATATAACCCCTTAGGCACACAAGGTCTGTCCAAAATCTCTGAAGACgagagtgaaaatggcagagatGCTAATCACAACCACACTGCCCACCAAGAGCACATCAATGCTGATCAAAACAAGAAGCTACCAAAAGACTTCTGTGTGATACAGGAGACCAAGAGTGAGAATGTTAGCACAGAGCATGTGGACTTCCAACTGGCACGTAAACAGTGGCGGGAAATGGAAGAGCACACCAAAAACAAGATTGTTTTACCTACAGCCAAGCAGCCCAGTTTCCATGGCAGCCACAGCTTCATGTACACTCCAGTTCGCAACATTGAAAGAACtcagaagaaaacacatgatCTTGAGAGCTTGAATCTGGTTGGGGATTATCCTCACACCCAATTCAGCCCCTGCTCAGAGGACTCTGGCCTGGATGATTCCAGTTACAGGTCTCCTTACGATGACCCAGAAACACCAATTGAAAGGGAGATTCGTATATCaatggagagggaggaaaactTCAGGAGAGAAAGGGGTCTCTCCAGGATGGGCAAATCAACTGATTGTGCTCCATCACGAAGTTTGCCCAGATCCATTAGCACTCCACTTACACCATCCTTCATCATCACCTCTTCACCCACTAAGGAACCACTGAAACATGAAGTATCTGCAAATAATGTTATCATACTTGACCCCAGCAATGATTTTACCCCCAGCCCCAGATACGGCAAAGACAATGTGGTACCTCGGCCTGGTGAGTGGCGCTCTGAGGACAACAGATCAAACCTCATCATCCTAGAGACAACCAATCTGATTATCCGCAGTGCCTCAGACTTCTCCCTCAACAAAGCCTGTGAACAGCCTCAGGAAAAAACCTTCCTGAACAACCCTTTTTTCAAGCTGCGTTCAAGAAGTACAATATCATTTGTGGATGAAGAGATTAAGTTAGTcaagcagagggaggaagatcTGAAGAAAGAGAGATCCAACTTGTATGGCCAAGACAGGTTCAATGCAGAAAGAATGTTGTCAAATCACATGGACACTTTGTCATTTGAAACGTCGG CTGATGTACCATTGAAGTGCAAGTCGTCTCCATCATCACCAATGAAAACAGCTTACAGGATGGATCGGTCTGCTTTATCCTGTGATCACAGA tttcCAGAAATCTACGCAGGAGGAAGACGCAAGAGTGCCATGGCGCTGCGCTGGGAGGCAGGGGAGTTTTCAAAAAATGACTGA